The Actinopolyspora erythraea genome has a segment encoding these proteins:
- a CDS encoding GH1 family beta-glucosidase — MRQGERGRTASTGEVNPPALFPDGFVWGAATASFQVEGSTTADGRGRSIWDTFCARPGAVAGGDTGEPAADHYRRMSDDVRMMAELGLRAYRFSVAWPRVRAGGRVVNEAGLDFYDRLVDELLRHGIAPWPTLYHWDLPQELEDRGGWANRDTVHRFAEYADSVLGRLGDRVWNWTTFNEPWCAAFLGYAAGVHAPGRTEPRAAVAAGHHMLLAHGQGRAAIREHAPRAAAGITLNLFPVRANDPEDEADVEAARRVDALQNRFFLEPLLRGAYPPDLVADLEPFGLDEVVEDGDVARISAGTDLLGVNYYHDHNVSGRPDEGSGRPSPWVGAEHVSFPGRGLPRTDMGWEVVPEGLTELLVELHRRYPGLPLYVTENGAAYPDVVTDSGVDDVERTEFLESHLRAAHRALEQGVDLRGYFYWSLLDNFEWAEGYAKRFGLVHVDYGTQRRTPKRSAYRYARVISENVLR, encoded by the coding sequence ATGAGACAGGGCGAGCGAGGCCGAACCGCGAGCACGGGTGAGGTGAACCCGCCCGCCCTGTTCCCGGACGGCTTCGTCTGGGGTGCTGCCACGGCCTCTTTCCAGGTCGAAGGGTCCACCACCGCGGACGGACGGGGGAGGTCCATCTGGGACACCTTCTGCGCCCGGCCCGGTGCCGTGGCGGGCGGGGACACCGGTGAACCCGCGGCGGATCACTACCGGCGGATGAGTGACGACGTCCGGATGATGGCCGAGCTGGGGCTGCGGGCGTACCGCTTCTCGGTCGCCTGGCCCCGGGTGCGAGCCGGCGGCCGCGTCGTCAACGAGGCGGGGCTCGACTTCTACGACCGGCTCGTCGACGAGTTGCTGCGGCACGGCATCGCGCCGTGGCCGACCCTCTACCACTGGGACCTGCCGCAGGAGCTGGAGGACCGAGGTGGCTGGGCGAACCGGGACACCGTTCACCGTTTCGCCGAGTACGCCGACAGCGTGCTGGGCAGGCTCGGGGACCGGGTGTGGAACTGGACGACGTTCAACGAGCCCTGGTGCGCGGCCTTCCTGGGATACGCCGCGGGCGTGCACGCGCCGGGGCGGACCGAGCCCCGCGCCGCCGTGGCGGCCGGGCACCACATGCTGCTCGCCCACGGGCAGGGGCGTGCGGCCATCCGGGAGCACGCCCCTCGGGCCGCCGCGGGGATCACGCTGAACCTGTTCCCGGTGCGGGCGAACGATCCGGAGGACGAGGCCGATGTGGAAGCCGCCCGCCGGGTGGACGCTCTGCAGAACCGCTTCTTCCTGGAGCCGTTGCTGCGCGGTGCCTACCCGCCGGACCTGGTGGCCGATCTGGAGCCGTTCGGCTTGGACGAGGTCGTCGAGGACGGCGACGTGGCACGGATCTCCGCCGGGACGGACCTGCTCGGGGTCAACTACTACCACGACCACAACGTCTCCGGCCGTCCGGACGAGGGATCCGGGCGGCCCTCGCCCTGGGTGGGCGCGGAGCACGTGAGCTTTCCCGGCCGCGGGTTGCCCCGCACCGACATGGGCTGGGAAGTGGTCCCGGAGGGGTTGACCGAGCTGCTGGTCGAGCTGCACCGGAGATATCCCGGGCTGCCGTTGTACGTGACCGAGAACGGTGCCGCCTACCCGGACGTGGTCACCGATTCCGGTGTGGACGACGTCGAGCGGACCGAGTTCCTCGAGTCCCACCTGAGGGCGGCGCACCGCGCCCTGGAGCAGGGGGTCGACCTGCGCGGGTACTTCTACTGGTCCTTGCTGGACAACTTCGAGTGGGCCGAGGGGTATGCCAAGCGCTTCGGGCTGGTGCACGTCGATTACGGCACCCAGCGGCGCACCCCGAAGCGGAGCGCGTACCGCTACGCCCGGGTGATCTCCGAGAACGTGTTGCGGTGA
- a CDS encoding AGE family epimerase/isomerase: MPAGGLIVIHWDAPDHHDRLADERRGLLRFAAASRVPEGGFGWLDTAGRLVQRQPVATWITARMTHVFSLADGFDDTDTAPLADHGVAALRERLYDHEHGGWYSSTDDATKGAYEHAFVVLAASSATAVERPGAEELLSRALETVEQRFWDEHVGLARESWDRSWLETEPYRGANSNMHLVEAFLAAGDVTGEPLWHRRALRIADTLVHHVTAAHDWRLPEHFTPDWEPVLEYNRDQPGHPFRPHGSTVGHWLEWARLLIQLEAALGVEAPGWLLDDARRLFESAVTRGWNADGHPGFVYTLDWHDRPQVSARMHWVAAEAVLTANALHQRTGEHRYVRWYDTFWEYARTHHVDTEHGSWHHELTPEGQVSSTVWSGKPDVYHAYQTALLPALPLAPAPAVLARRRRHNEDSPSDRSLGRVGHTGA; encoded by the coding sequence CTGCCCGCCGGAGGACTCATCGTGATCCACTGGGACGCCCCCGACCACCACGACCGACTGGCCGACGAACGGCGCGGACTGCTGCGCTTCGCCGCCGCGTCCCGGGTTCCGGAAGGCGGATTCGGTTGGCTCGACACCGCGGGCCGACTCGTCCAGCGGCAACCGGTCGCGACGTGGATCACCGCGCGGATGACACACGTGTTCAGCCTGGCCGACGGCTTCGACGACACCGACACCGCGCCCCTGGCCGACCACGGCGTCGCGGCACTGCGCGAGCGGCTGTACGACCACGAGCACGGCGGCTGGTACTCCAGCACGGACGACGCCACGAAAGGCGCCTACGAGCACGCGTTCGTCGTCCTGGCAGCGAGCAGCGCCACCGCCGTCGAGCGCCCCGGAGCCGAGGAACTGCTGAGCCGGGCCCTGGAGACGGTCGAACAGCGCTTCTGGGACGAACACGTCGGACTGGCCCGCGAGAGCTGGGACCGCTCCTGGCTGGAAACCGAGCCCTACCGCGGCGCCAACAGCAACATGCACCTCGTCGAGGCGTTCCTCGCCGCCGGAGACGTCACCGGTGAACCCCTCTGGCATCGTCGTGCCCTGCGCATCGCCGACACCCTCGTCCACCACGTCACCGCCGCCCACGACTGGCGGCTGCCCGAACACTTCACCCCCGACTGGGAACCGGTCCTCGAGTACAACCGGGACCAGCCCGGACACCCGTTCCGGCCCCACGGCAGCACGGTCGGGCACTGGCTGGAATGGGCCCGGCTCCTGATCCAGCTCGAGGCCGCGCTCGGAGTGGAAGCTCCCGGTTGGCTGCTCGACGACGCCCGACGGCTCTTCGAGTCCGCCGTCACCCGGGGCTGGAACGCCGACGGCCACCCCGGTTTCGTCTACACCCTCGACTGGCACGACCGTCCGCAGGTCAGCGCCCGCATGCACTGGGTCGCAGCCGAAGCCGTCCTCACCGCGAACGCGCTGCACCAGCGCACCGGAGAACACCGCTACGTCCGCTGGTACGACACGTTCTGGGAATACGCCCGCACCCACCACGTCGACACCGAGCACGGCAGTTGGCACCACGAACTCACCCCGGAGGGTCAGGTGTCCAGCACCGTCTGGTCCGGGAAACCCGACGTTTACCACGCCTACCAGACCGCCTTGCTGCCCGCGCTGCCGCTGGCGCCCGCCCCGGCCGTGCTCGCCCGGCGGAGGAGACACAACGAGGATTCCCCGAGCGACCGGTCGCTCGGCCGAGTCGGTCACACCGGAGCGTGA